The window ACACGTTCACCGCGCTGCCTTGCATTCTCAACGGCTTGTTTTAATTCACTTTCAGTCATGACACCAAAACCAGTATCAGCGCGACCCCGGATCGCATTTTCCAATTCAATTGGCGAAACCGTAGAAGTCCCTAATTTACCAACCACCACGCCAGCTGCGGCATTCGCCAATGCGCAGGCTTCATGTAGTGGGCGACCAGAAGCAATAGACGCAGCCAATACGCCAATAACCGTATCCCCTGCCCCAGTCACATCAAACACTTCTTGTGCCTGAGTCGGTAAATGCAATGGAGCTTCATCACGGCGGATCAGGCTCATACCTTGCTCTGAACGCGTAATTAATAGTGCTTTAAGCTCCAATGAGTGAAGCAGCTTCATGCCTTTTTCTTCAACGTCTTGGTTGTTTTTACATGGCCCAACAATCGCTTCAAACTCAGACATATTTGGCGTCAATAATGTTGCCCCACGGTAGCGTTCGAAATTGTTTCCTTTCGGGTCAATCAAAACGGGAACATTGGCCTTGTTAGCGAGCGCTATCATTTTCTCAACATGCGTTAATGCCCCTTTTGCATAGTCAGACAGCACTAGTGCACCAATGTGTGGCAGTGCTTGTTCTATGCGCTCCAGTACGGGGGCAACATCCACGTTTTCAAAACCTTCTTCAAAATCAAGGCGAATAAGTTGCTGATTACGTGAAAGTACGCGTAATTTAGTAATCGTTGGATGAGTGGGAATAGCGACAAAATCACAACGCACCTGCACCGCATTTAAATTTTCAGTCAGTGCTTTTGCCGCGTCATCAATCCCAGTTAACCCAACAAGACGTGAATTTGCCCCTAACGAGGCAATGTTCATCGCGACGTTAGCCGCGCCACCGGGACGCTCTTCTACCATCGTGACTTTAACGACCGGAACAGGGGCTTCTGGCGAAATTCGGTTTGCAGGACCATGCCAATAACGGTCTAACATCACATCACCAACCACCAGCACACCGGCTTGTTTATAATCCGGGAGAGTTACTTTCATCCTGCACTCCAGTTTTAAAAGGAAATCTAATAATAATTAGCAACAATACTAGCATATTGCGCTGTTTAGCTAAATAAAATGCGTTTGTTCCTTATTCCTCAAGCCATTTTTGCCAACTCGCTAAAACTTGTTCACGTTGCTGAGTAAATTGGTTTATTTCAACACGGCTTGGCAATGATTGTAATGCTAAGTGATGGAGTTCATTACGCATCGTGACATACGCTTGAGTTAAAGCATTCGCCTCATCTTCAGGCATGAAACCATATTGCGCCATTAGCTCGAAAATACGCACATTATCAGACCAACGTGTTAACACGTTATTTTCTGCGGCAAAACGCAAAACTAAGTATTGCGCGATAAATTCAATATCGGTGATCCCACCTGGATCCGCTTTTAAATCGAACTCATTAGCTTGATGGCTTCCTAGGTGCTGATGCATTTTCAACCGCATATCACGCACTTGTTGCTGCAAGGTGTGAGGGTCTCTTGGCATACACAACGTTTCGTGGCGAGTTTGTATAAATTTCCGTTGTAAATCCTCATCACCAAACACCATTCGAGCTCGAATGAGTGCTTGATGCTCCCATGTCCAAGCATCATTTTTTTGGTAGTCATCAAATGATTGTATTGTACTGACTAACATCCCTGACTCACCGGAAGGCCTGAGTCGCGCATCAACTTCATACAACACACCAGAAGGGGTTCGAGTACTAAACAAATGGATAATGCGTTGAGCAACACGCAAGTAAAATTGGCGTGCATCAATGGAACGTTCGCCGTTGGTGACGACATCTAAAGGGCAATCGAAAAGAAAAACGAGGTCTAAATCAGAACCATAGCCCAATTCCCAGCCACCTAGTTTTCCATAACCTAATACCGCAAACCCATATTGTTTTTTGTCACTTTGCTCTAGATGCGCTGGCTCACCATAGCGTTTTACCATTTTTTGCCACGCTTGGTGTACCACCGCATCAATAATTGCTTCTGCAAGGTAAGTCAGATGATCACTGACTTTCATTACCGGCAAAACACCTGAAATATCTTCAGCAGCGATGCGTAATAATTGAGCCTGTTTGAATTGACGTAATGCTTCAAGTTGTTGTTCTTCGTCATCTTCAGGAACGCGCATTAAATATTGGCGTAACTCGTCACGGTAGGCCGCTAGTGGCAGAGGCTGGTATAAGGATTGAGGGTCGAGCAATTCATCAAGCAACAATGGGTGGCGCGCTAACTGCTCCGCTATCATGGGTGAAGCCGCACATAAACGAATAACGTGCGTCAAAACCTCATCAAATTCAAGCATTAACTCTAGGTAAGTTGTACGGCTAACAATGCTCAATAACAGTGGTGTGATGCGCTCAATGACTTGGCCTGCATCATCACGTTCACCGATTTTAGCCAATAATTTAGGCATTAATTCATCAAGAACATCCCGTCCACGAGGGCCAATGGTGCGTTTATTGAGATCATGGCGAAACATCACTATGCCGTGAATAATGCGTTGTGCAATATCTTCATTTTTAGAGGGCAAATAGGCGGCTAATTCTTCTTTCGATAATTCACTTTGCCACAGTGTGATATAAATTTCATCGAATGCATCGGTATTCTCAGTGTCATCTTCCTGGCCTATTTGCTCAGTGAATATTTGATGTACTGCCGCCATTTTCTGGCTCAAAAGTTGGTAAAACTCAGGCCAATCCGCAAACCCCATTCCCCACGCTAAGCGCGTTTGGTTTAAAGTATCTTCAGGGAGTGTTTGTGTCTGTTGGTCATCGATACTTTGCAGTAAGTTTTCGACTCTACGCAAGAAAAGGTAGCCATCTTGCAGGATATCAACTTGATCTTCAGTTAATAATGCAAGTTCTCGGATCCCTTGTAATGTTGAAAATAAGGATTGCGACTGTAAAACAGGTTCTCGCCCCCCTCGAATAAGTTGGAAAACCTGTGAAACAAATTCAACTTCGCGGATCCCTCCAGCGCCTAATTTGATGTTATTGACCAAACCACGACGCCGAACCTCTCGCTCAATCATATTTTTCATATTACGTAAGGATTGGATCACGCTAAAGTCGATATAGCGACGATAGACGAAAGGACGCAAAAGTTTTCGCAAACACGCCTCATAATGCAGGCTATCAGCCCCCATAATACGGGCTTTAACCATCGCATAGCGTTCCCAATCTCGCCCTTGTTCTTGGTAATAATCTTCTAGCGCAGAAAAACTAAAAACCAGCGGGCCGCTATCTCCAAATGGCCGTAAACGCATATCGACCCGATAAACAAAACCATACTCCGTCACTTGATCGAGTACGCGGATCAATTTTTGCCCTAAACGCGTAAAAAATTGTGCATTATCTAACTCTTTCCGGCCACCTTGGGTAACCCCATTTTCTGGATAAGCAAAAATCAGGTCAATATCTGAAGAAAAATTGAGCTCTCTGCCCCCTAACTTTCCCATCCCTAAAACCAATAGTGGCTGCGGTTTTCCTTCTGCGTTACAAGGGGTTCCCCATGACTGACTATATTCTTGATACAACCAGTCTCGCGCCGCAACAACCAAGGTCTCCGCCAATATACTGAGCTGATAAATCGTTTCTTCTTGCGTGCTTATTTCTAACACTTGCATCCATGCGCAGCGCACTAATATATAGTG is drawn from Providencia huaxiensis and contains these coding sequences:
- the hldE gene encoding bifunctional D-glycero-beta-D-manno-heptose-7-phosphate kinase/D-glycero-beta-D-manno-heptose 1-phosphate adenylyltransferase HldE, producing MKVTLPDYKQAGVLVVGDVMLDRYWHGPANRISPEAPVPVVKVTMVEERPGGAANVAMNIASLGANSRLVGLTGIDDAAKALTENLNAVQVRCDFVAIPTHPTITKLRVLSRNQQLIRLDFEEGFENVDVAPVLERIEQALPHIGALVLSDYAKGALTHVEKMIALANKANVPVLIDPKGNNFERYRGATLLTPNMSEFEAIVGPCKNNQDVEEKGMKLLHSLELKALLITRSEQGMSLIRRDEAPLHLPTQAQEVFDVTGAGDTVIGVLAASIASGRPLHEACALANAAAGVVVGKLGTSTVSPIELENAIRGRADTGFGVMTESELKQAVENARQRGERVVMTNGCFDILHAGHVSYLANARKLGDRLIVAVNSDASTRRLKGETRPVNPLEQRMTVLGALGAVDWVVAFEEDTPQRLIAEVLPDILVKGGDYRPEEIAGSAEVWAAGGEVKVLNFEDGISTTNIIKNIMKTS
- the glnE gene encoding bifunctional [glutamate--ammonia ligase]-adenylyl-L-tyrosine phosphorylase/[glutamate--ammonia-ligase] adenylyltransferase, with the protein product MHAFPELLQSQGERVLSRITEQAHELLPLSEQEIQVLSFSDFAFKKVLAHSQFLLEIRSQPPKADEWKSYASWLSQELSSVSHEEHLMRVLRIFRHYILVRCAWMQVLEISTQEETIYQLSILAETLVVAARDWLYQEYSQSWGTPCNAEGKPQPLLVLGMGKLGGRELNFSSDIDLIFAYPENGVTQGGRKELDNAQFFTRLGQKLIRVLDQVTEYGFVYRVDMRLRPFGDSGPLVFSFSALEDYYQEQGRDWERYAMVKARIMGADSLHYEACLRKLLRPFVYRRYIDFSVIQSLRNMKNMIEREVRRRGLVNNIKLGAGGIREVEFVSQVFQLIRGGREPVLQSQSLFSTLQGIRELALLTEDQVDILQDGYLFLRRVENLLQSIDDQQTQTLPEDTLNQTRLAWGMGFADWPEFYQLLSQKMAAVHQIFTEQIGQEDDTENTDAFDEIYITLWQSELSKEELAAYLPSKNEDIAQRIIHGIVMFRHDLNKRTIGPRGRDVLDELMPKLLAKIGERDDAGQVIERITPLLLSIVSRTTYLELMLEFDEVLTHVIRLCAASPMIAEQLARHPLLLDELLDPQSLYQPLPLAAYRDELRQYLMRVPEDDEEQQLEALRQFKQAQLLRIAAEDISGVLPVMKVSDHLTYLAEAIIDAVVHQAWQKMVKRYGEPAHLEQSDKKQYGFAVLGYGKLGGWELGYGSDLDLVFLFDCPLDVVTNGERSIDARQFYLRVAQRIIHLFSTRTPSGVLYEVDARLRPSGESGMLVSTIQSFDDYQKNDAWTWEHQALIRARMVFGDEDLQRKFIQTRHETLCMPRDPHTLQQQVRDMRLKMHQHLGSHQANEFDLKADPGGITDIEFIAQYLVLRFAAENNVLTRWSDNVRIFELMAQYGFMPEDEANALTQAYVTMRNELHHLALQSLPSRVEINQFTQQREQVLASWQKWLEE